From the Hevea brasiliensis isolate MT/VB/25A 57/8 chromosome 15, ASM3005281v1, whole genome shotgun sequence genome, one window contains:
- the LOC110661853 gene encoding PLASMODESMATA CALLOSE-BINDING PROTEIN 3 isoform X1 gives MGPQVVQYFTIFLFYLFFSSGSSVAETPPLERIADNRENQMIFSSPVFTTQLDTTGTVPIVNPTTPGTTSPIANPIESPPAPTVVTTNPPTPPATTTPMPPATTTPTSSGGSWCIASPTASETALQVALDYACGYGGAECSAIQPGASCYNPNTVRDHASYAFNDYYQKNPIPTSCVFGGTAQLTNTDPSNGNCHYASSNSTRSLSPPTPTTPTTTSTTPTTMTPPITTTPSGPTIFGVAEPTGLPSSATSVSISLLLFCSTAAIVGSLLAANHI, from the exons ATGGGTCCTCAAGTTGTTCAATATTTCACAATCTTCCTCTTCTATCTTTTCTTCAGCTCAG GTTCAAGTGTTGCAGAAACACCTCCTCTGGAACGAATAGCAGACAACCGAGAAAATCAAATGATTTTCTCATCTCCAGTGTTCACCACTCAACTAGACACTACGGGAACGGTTCCCATTGTGAACCCAACAACTCCTGGAACAACAAGCCCTATTGCAAATCCGATAGAGTCACCTCCAGCACCAACTGTAGTAACGACGAACCCGCCAACACCCCCAGCCACTACAACTCCAATGCCCCCAGCCACTACAACTCCAACCTCATCAGGAGGATCATGGTGTATTGCAAGTCCAACTGCTTCAGAAACTGCTTTACAGGTGGCTCTTGACTATGCTTGCGGTTATGGCGGTGCAGAATGTTCAGCAATTCAACCAGGTGCGAGTTGTTATAACCCAAACACTGTCCGGGACCATGCTTCATATGCCTTCAATGATTACTACCAGAAGAATCCAATTCCTACCAGTTGTGTCTTCGGCGGAACAGCACAACTTACAAACACTGACCCAA GTAATGGCAACTGTCACTACGCATCGTCCAATTCAACACGCAG CTTAAGCCCACCAACCCCAACAACTCCAACCACTACATCCACTACACCAACAACGATGACTCCACCAATAACAACCACACCTAGTGGACCAACAATTTTCGGCGTGGCAGAACCAACTGGCTTGCCCAGCTCAGCCACCTCTGTTTCAATCAGTTTACTGCTCTTCTGTTCCACAGCAGCTATTGTGGGATCACTTCTTGCTGCAAATCATATCTAA
- the LOC110661853 gene encoding PLASMODESMATA CALLOSE-BINDING PROTEIN 3 isoform X2: MIFSSPVFTTQLDTTGTVPIVNPTTPGTTSPIANPIESPPAPTVVTTNPPTPPATTTPMPPATTTPTSSGGSWCIASPTASETALQVALDYACGYGGAECSAIQPGASCYNPNTVRDHASYAFNDYYQKNPIPTSCVFGGTAQLTNTDPSNGNCHYASSNSTRSLSPPTPTTPTTTSTTPTTMTPPITTTPSGPTIFGVAEPTGLPSSATSVSISLLLFCSTAAIVGSLLAANHI, from the exons ATGATTTTCTCATCTCCAGTGTTCACCACTCAACTAGACACTACGGGAACGGTTCCCATTGTGAACCCAACAACTCCTGGAACAACAAGCCCTATTGCAAATCCGATAGAGTCACCTCCAGCACCAACTGTAGTAACGACGAACCCGCCAACACCCCCAGCCACTACAACTCCAATGCCCCCAGCCACTACAACTCCAACCTCATCAGGAGGATCATGGTGTATTGCAAGTCCAACTGCTTCAGAAACTGCTTTACAGGTGGCTCTTGACTATGCTTGCGGTTATGGCGGTGCAGAATGTTCAGCAATTCAACCAGGTGCGAGTTGTTATAACCCAAACACTGTCCGGGACCATGCTTCATATGCCTTCAATGATTACTACCAGAAGAATCCAATTCCTACCAGTTGTGTCTTCGGCGGAACAGCACAACTTACAAACACTGACCCAA GTAATGGCAACTGTCACTACGCATCGTCCAATTCAACACGCAG CTTAAGCCCACCAACCCCAACAACTCCAACCACTACATCCACTACACCAACAACGATGACTCCACCAATAACAACCACACCTAGTGGACCAACAATTTTCGGCGTGGCAGAACCAACTGGCTTGCCCAGCTCAGCCACCTCTGTTTCAATCAGTTTACTGCTCTTCTGTTCCACAGCAGCTATTGTGGGATCACTTCTTGCTGCAAATCATATCTAA
- the LOC110661854 gene encoding cold-regulated 413 inner membrane protein 1, chloroplastic, translating to MASLCQLPAINSFAPHSSNKRLSCYQCKLSCAVPRRVSSSRGVNPLRVSVKGNDLLMKNRGGGVGAVCYTGPISARNLQWISTISSAVLMLAKGTAIHKSFIVPLLALQAPSSVISWIKGDYGIWTAFIALLVRLFFFVPGELELPFMALLLVIVAPYQVLNLRETQEGAIIALVIAGYLAFQHFSRLGNLQKAFEHGSIVATLAIICITIISCLFLI from the exons ATGGCGAGTCTCTGCCAATTGCCGGCGATAAATTCTTTCGCTCCTCACAGCAGCAACAAGAGGCTCTCTTGTTACCAGTGTAAGCTCTCTTGTGCTGTACCTCGACGAGTTTCGAGCTCTCGCGGCGTCAATCCTCTCAG AGTTTCGGTGAAGGGAAATGATTTGTTAATGAAAAATAGAGGGGGTGGAGTTGGTGCGGTTTGTTACACTGGGCCTATCTCTGCTCGTAACCTTCAGTGGATCTCCACCATCTCCTCTGC GGTTCTGATGCTTGCCAAGGGCACTGCAATCCATAAGTCTTTTATTGTTCCGTTATTAGCTCTGCAGGCACCATCAAGCGTCATTTCTTGGATTAA GGGTGATTATGGCATTTGGAcggcattcatagcacttcttgTCCGCCTCTTCTTCTTTGTTCCTG GGGAACTTGAGTTGCCGTTTATGGCACTACTCTTGGTAATTGTGGCCCCCTATCAAGTATTGAACCTGAG GGAAACACAAGAAGGTGCTATTATTGCCTTGGTGATTGCAGGCTATTTGGCTTTCCAGCATTTTTCACGCTTAGGCAACTTGCAGAAAGCATTTGAGCACGGTTCAATTGTTGCCACCTTGGCCATCATTTGTATCACCATCATCTCATGCTTGTTCTTAATCTAA